One Coffea arabica cultivar ET-39 chromosome 5e, Coffea Arabica ET-39 HiFi, whole genome shotgun sequence DNA segment encodes these proteins:
- the LOC113743707 gene encoding glutaredoxin-C9 — MQEALPYKTWLPMPRKESLLSLSIGKATSNGNSASSFHYLKSSKAELKDTIKENAVIVFGKRGCCMSHVVKRLLQGLGVNPPVYEVDDEDENEVIKELERINGGGGDDKDRGRVQFPAVFIGGQLFGGLDRIMATHITGELTPILKKAGALWL, encoded by the coding sequence ATGCAAGAAGCACTTCCATACAAAACATGGCTACCAATGCCAAGAAAAGAAAGCCTTTTAAGCCTTTCAATCGGTAAAGCCACCAGCAATGGTAATTCTGCTTCATCATTTCATTATCTCAAGAGTTCGAAGGCGGAGTTGAAGGATACGATCAAAGAAAACGCTGTGATCGTGTTTGGGAAGCGCGGCTGTTGCATGAGCCATGTCGTTAAACGTTTGTTACAAGGCCTTGGTGTGAATCCTCCGGTGTACGAGGTTGATGATGAGGACGAAAATGAGGTGATCAAGGAGCTGGAGAGGATCAACGGCGGCGGCGGAGATGATAAAGATCGTGGCCGGGTGCAGTTTCCGGCGGTGTTTATCGGTGGTCAGTTGTTCGGAGGTTTGGATCGGATTATGGCTACTCATATTACTGGGGAGCTGACCCCTATTTTGAAAAAGGCTGGGGCTTTGTGGCTTTAA